The DNA region AAGCGATGGCATTGGGCGGACATCCGATCACCAGGAGCATGGCAAAAGAGGTCGCCATTCCCAGACAAAGCGCCAGAATGGTGGGATTGACCCCTTCTAGCTGCGCCATGGGGATGACGATGGGAAGAATCAGGGCGGCCGCCGCCACATTTGCCATGGCGTTGGTCACCAGGGCGCCGAAGACACCGACGCCGATGAACAGAAGGAGCCAGCCGCCTCCCTGGACATAAGGAAAAAAGAGGTAGGCGAAATAAGCGGCCGCTCCCGAGGAATCCATGGCAAGCCCCAGGGAAATGCCGCCGCCGAAAATAAACAGGGCGGTTCCCCACTCCAGGTTGGTGTGAATATCCTCCCATTTTAAGATGTTGAAAAGGACCAGGGCCGTAAGGCCCAGCATGCCGGTGATGGAATAATCGATGCCGTGATACCCTTTGGTCAGCCACAGCAGGAAGGTCATTCCAATAATACTCACCGTTTTTATCTCCATAGGCGTCCAGGGGCCAAGTTCTTCGTCGAATTTGGGAAGTTTGTACTTGGGATCGGGTCGGAAGACAAAATAAACGATTGCCACGGCCGCGGGTACGGTCAACAGGGCTGCCGGCATGGCATACTTCATCCAGTCAAAAAATGTGATCTCTATTCCTGTGAATTCCTTGAGAAACGCTGCCGACACCATACAGCGGCCGCCTCCCACCAGGCTTCCCATGCCGCCGCTGGAGCATGCAAAGGGGAGGGAGAGCATCATAAACTTTGCCGTGTTGGTATGGGGCTCGATCCCGGCGGCTCGCATGAGGGGCAGCATGGTCACGATGCCGATGGCAGCGGCGGCGGCATCGTGCATAAAAGCCGATGCATAACCCAAACCGATGGAGAGAATAAATGTAAAGCGCACGACGCTGGTTCCGGCTTTCTTGATGATAAAATATCCAAATCTTTTGGTGAGATCGACCTTGTCCAGCGCGATGGCGAAGATCAAACAGCTCATGATAAAGACAACCACCGGGTGCATATACGGCGCCCAGGCGTCCTTGACATTGCTGATTTGCATGACGACCAAAAAGACGCCGATACAGATGGCGGTGATTTCAAGGGGGATCGGTTCGGAAATAAAAAGAAAGATCAGTACGGCCAGAACGGCCAGGAACCGCTTGGCCTTGGGAGAAAGCCCGTTGATGTAATCATATGCAAGGCCTTTTATTTTAAGCTCGGCGGTCTTTGAGCGCAGCAGTTCTTCGTTTGATCCGGATGAATCCGGATTTAAAGCTTCGACGATATACCCCTTGGCCGGATCTTTTTCAACGGTCAAAAGGCTGAAATGCTGACGGATGTTTTCAAATAGTACCTGGCCCGGATCTCCGGTGATCCTGAATTTTGTACCCACCGGACGGGGCAGCAGCAGCACGATGATACCGAGTGAAAGCGCGATAAAGAGTTGGAATCCTTTTGACTTTAAAAACATATATTCTCCTTTGTATATTAAACAATTCAGGTGTCAGGCGATGGTCGATTGATGATTCAGGATTGGCGATTGTAAAAACCTATCAATCAAAAATCAACAATCAACAATTAAGATCAAACCCCCGATCCCTTGTCCCCGGCCACTGGTCCCTTATTCCCGCCTTCCTCCGATTTCCGGCTCCTGTAAGCTGCCTGGATCTTGGCCAGCAGGTCATCCAGTTCGCAGGGTTTGGTCAGATAGTCAAAGGCGCCGGCGGCAACTCCTTCCCGGGCGGCTTCTTCGGAGCCATGTCCGGTCAGCATGATCACCACCAGATTCGGATCCATTTTTTTCAAAATCTTCAAAACTTCAATACCGTCCATGCCCTCCATTTTCAGGTCCAGAACAGCAACGTCAAAGTCACTGCTGCGAACAACCTGAATGGCTTCCTCGCCGCTATAGGTTTTGGTGACAAGCATATTGCGACGTGACAGGCGGTTGCTGAGCACGTTGACATAGCCCTTTTCATCGTCCACCAGCAGCAGTCTGATCGGTTCTGTTGAGATAAGATGCGGTTTATCTGGGGACATTATCAAACTCCCGCTTTAAGAAATCCCCCCGACCCCCTTTAAAAAGGGGGAAATTATGCTCCTCCCTTTGGCAAAGGGAGGCCGGGAGGGATTTTAAAACATCAGCGCATTTTTTCTTATGTCTTAGGGACGCCGTGACGTAATTTCCTTCAGCCGCGCTTCGATGATCTTGTTTTCATGGCTTCTTTTTTTGGCGGCGGATTCTTTTACCTTGGTGAGAAGGTTTTCAATGTCACAGGGTTTCATCAGGTAGTCGAATGCGCCCAGCTTCATACCTTCGATACCTGTTTCAACAGTGGCATGACCGGTGAGCATGATGACTTCCGTTAAAGGAAAATTTCTTTTGATTTCCCTTAATGTTTCAATACCGTCCATCCCCGGCATTTTGACATCCAGAATGACCACTTCAA from Desulfobacterales bacterium includes:
- a CDS encoding DASS family sodium-coupled anion symporter, coding for MFLKSKGFQLFIALSLGIIVLLLPRPVGTKFRITGDPGQVLFENIRQHFSLLTVEKDPAKGYIVEALNPDSSGSNEELLRSKTAELKIKGLAYDYINGLSPKAKRFLAVLAVLIFLFISEPIPLEITAICIGVFLVVMQISNVKDAWAPYMHPVVVFIMSCLIFAIALDKVDLTKRFGYFIIKKAGTSVVRFTFILSIGLGYASAFMHDAAAAAIGIVTMLPLMRAAGIEPHTNTAKFMMLSLPFACSSGGMGSLVGGGRCMVSAAFLKEFTGIEITFFDWMKYAMPAALLTVPAAVAIVYFVFRPDPKYKLPKFDEELGPWTPMEIKTVSIIGMTFLLWLTKGYHGIDYSITGMLGLTALVLFNILKWEDIHTNLEWGTALFIFGGGISLGLAMDSSGAAAYFAYLFFPYVQGGGWLLLFIGVGVFGALVTNAMANVAAAALILPIVIPMAQLEGVNPTILALCLGMATSFAMLLVIGCPPNAIAYSYRYFKSSDLTKAGLVATPLLLGILILVAGVWWKILGLV
- a CDS encoding response regulator, producing MPIAHVLLVDDEVPFVETMTKRLAKRDLQVISAFSGKEALEKLKEISGIEVVILDVKMPGMDGIETLREIKRNFPLTEVIMLTGHATVETGIEGMKLGAFDYLMKPCDIENLLTKVKESAAKKRSHENKIIEARLKEITSRRP
- a CDS encoding response regulator codes for the protein MSPDKPHLISTEPIRLLLVDDEKGYVNVLSNRLSRRNMLVTKTYSGEEAIQVVRSSDFDVAVLDLKMEGMDGIEVLKILKKMDPNLVVIMLTGHGSEEAAREGVAAGAFDYLTKPCELDDLLAKIQAAYRSRKSEEGGNKGPVAGDKGSGV